The proteins below come from a single Alligator mississippiensis isolate rAllMis1 chromosome 2, rAllMis1, whole genome shotgun sequence genomic window:
- the GREM1 gene encoding gremlin-1, which translates to MGRTVYAVGALLLLLGVLLPTGEGRKRNRGSQGAIPPPDKDQPNDSEQTQTQQQSGSRNRERGKGTSVPAEEVLESSQEALHVTERKYLKRDWCKTQPLKQTIHEEGCNSRTIINRFCYGQCNSFYIPRHVHKEEGSFQSCSFCKPKKFTAMTVTLNCPELQPPRKKKRITRVKECRCISIDLD; encoded by the coding sequence ATGGGCCGAACAGTCTATGCTGTTGGTGCTCTTCTTCTTCTGCTTGGAGTTCTGTTACCcacaggagagggaagaaagaggaacCGTGGATCTCAAGGTGCCATCCCTCCTCCTGATAAGGATCAGCCCAATGATTCAGAGCAAACACAGACACAGCAGCAATCAGGTTCTAGGAACCGAGAGCGGGGAAAGGGCACATCAGTGCCAGCTGAAGAGGTGCTGGAGTCTAGTCAGGAGGCATTACATGTCACTGAGCGAAAATACCTAAAGCGGGATTGGTGTAAAACTCAACCCCTCAAACAAACTATCCATGAAGAAGGCTGCAACAGTCGTACCATTATCAACAGATTCTGCTATGGCCAGTGCAATTCTTTCTACATCCCAAGGCATGTCCACAAAGAGGAAGGTTCTTTCCAATCCTGTTCCTTCTGCAAGCCTAAGAAATTCACCGCTATGACAGTTACACTCAATTGCCCTGAACTTCAGCCCcctagaaagaagaaaaggatcaCACGAGTCAAAGAGTGTCGGTGCATATCTATAGATTTGGACTGA